GCACCACCACGTCCTTTCTTAAAGTACGGATAACCTTTAACAGCAAAGGTCATATACCAGTTTGCTTCAGCGATGTTTGAGAACAGTTTGGCATTACCAAAACGGCCCTCAGAACGTGGAATATTCCAACGGATAATCGACTCTTGGTTTACTGTATCAACTTCGAACTCCAAGTAATCGGAAAATTGCTTAACCGCGTTTTCGAGCCCTTTATAGCTTTGCTTTGTCGCGCCGCCATAGATACCTTCTTGTAGATAGATATTCGTTGGTTCATCTATACCGTTTGGCAAATCGCCTACAGTTGGATAGATTTCAGTGATTTCGTGAGGAACACGTAACTCGCCGTTGAATGGGATATTTACATCGGTAATTTCATTCGGTTCACGGTATTGATCTGCTGCGTAATCACAGTCAGTATGACTACGGTTTAAACAGATTTTAATAACCGCGTCGTTGTTTTTATCGATTGGCGCAGTCGCATTATACTTCGGACGTGTATCCAAAGATGAGCTGATCCCTACGTTAAGTGCAGAAGCCTCACCTTTTGCAGCTGGTGTAGCAGAGCCATACAGCGCTTCAAAGTGCTCCCATGAGAACGGGTATTCAGTGTACTTCATCGTCGTACTGATAGTGCCATCTTCTTGCTCTAGTTCAACGTATGAACTTGCGTAAATGATATCTAGGTTGGGAAAGTTTGCTTTCAATGACTTCAGTGAAATAGTCGAAGTTGCAAGTGTGTCTTTACCATCTAGTACATTAAATGTAGAACCTAAAGGCGCAAGCTGATTACCATTTGCATCTTCTAACAACAAGTCGATGTAGGTCGCCTTTGTACCACCAAAGCGTGAGCTTTTTGCACGTACAATGAGATAAGGCTCGTTTGTATCAGACGAAATAGCTAAGTTCATATCCAAGAAGAAATGTGCTTCTTTAATGATATCCACTTCAGTTTCACTAACTGGCGGCACTTCAGAGGTGGTCATATTCATTTTGGCTGATAAGTGCTGTCCTTTTGCTACATCTAGCGTTTTGTGTAGCTGTGGGAACTCGCTCTCAATACGGTTTGCTTTTATTAAGCGTGACTTCGCCAATTGATAGTGCTGCGGATTGGACATATCGAGTTTACGGATCCCGAATTGGTCTGGCTGAGTTACTGCAATACCCTGGGTTGCAGCAGGCCCAGACTTCTGTTTCGACGCCGTGGTAGTTGGTTGTTCATTAACACTGTTGCTAGCAGCAACCGCATTGCTGACTGCTAACGCGATTGCAAGC
The sequence above is a segment of the Pseudoalteromonas piscicida genome. Coding sequences within it:
- a CDS encoding Hint domain-containing protein translates to MKKLNKKVLMPLAIALAVSNAVAASNSVNEQPTTTASKQKSGPAATQGIAVTQPDQFGIRKLDMSNPQHYQLAKSRLIKANRIESEFPQLHKTLDVAKGQHLSAKMNMTTSEVPPVSETEVDIIKEAHFFLDMNLAISSDTNEPYLIVRAKSSRFGGTKATYIDLLLEDANGNQLAPLGSTFNVLDGKDTLATSTISLKSLKANFPNLDIIYASSYVELEQEDGTISTTMKYTEYPFSWEHFEALYGSATPAAKGEASALNVGISSSLDTRPKYNATAPIDKNNDAVIKICLNRSHTDCDYAADQYREPNEITDVNIPFNGELRVPHEITEIYPTVGDLPNGIDEPTNIYLQEGIYGGATKQSYKGLENAVKQFSDYLEFEVDTVNQESIIRWNIPRSEGRFGNAKLFSNIAEANWYMTFAVKGYPYFKKGRGGAVAFQVSLTSETSTRFGNFYSEVLPMMKLGYSCLATGTMITMADGKQLAIEDIAKGDLVLGALASNTQVKEPMQVIDVSVGIEAIKMYRVKGADGSDILTTETHPISTSNKGIIWAKELKVGDRILTENGSVLVTSVTKEKYRDKIYNLKLAPTADSKLAESRNFAMFANGMAVGDLATQDEFNYKDQDVRMSEEEILQRLPEKWKTDYINSLN